One Chryseobacterium sp. StRB126 genomic region harbors:
- a CDS encoding AraC family transcriptional regulator, with protein MVTYENLHDTLSFYSIDCCQSYYISSGKPIFEFPEAPFRMDYYALCICTAGEVSVEIDHHQYKADTHSILVAAPSTIIKFMKTSHDFMMKLLFFDKNFLIKNISNPFIIEKMNLFSKGSYSIVKTTPKNSLVLQNLLNYLKKKSRKQGKFTEEIVRTIIFNLLLETAEIIEAKHSANSDKEEGKKDLYLKFSRLIRENIRQHRTVQFYADQLCVSNKYLIEIIKKASGKTPHEVIDEALLKEAYAMLGNPDITISEIAFELQFNSTSAFGRFFKKHTSVSPSEYRITENIQS; from the coding sequence ATGGTAACCTACGAGAACTTGCACGATACTCTTTCTTTTTACAGTATTGACTGCTGCCAATCCTACTATATCTCCTCCGGAAAACCCATTTTTGAATTTCCTGAGGCTCCCTTCAGAATGGATTACTATGCCTTGTGCATCTGTACTGCTGGAGAAGTAAGTGTTGAAATTGACCATCATCAATATAAGGCAGATACCCACAGCATTCTGGTTGCTGCTCCGTCTACTATTATAAAATTCATGAAAACGAGTCATGATTTTATGATGAAACTATTATTCTTCGACAAAAATTTTCTGATCAAAAATATCTCTAATCCTTTTATCATCGAAAAAATGAACCTCTTCTCAAAAGGTTCCTACAGCATTGTAAAAACTACACCCAAAAACTCTTTGGTGCTTCAAAACCTACTGAACTATCTCAAAAAGAAATCCAGAAAACAGGGTAAATTCACTGAGGAAATTGTTCGTACCATTATTTTCAATCTTCTGCTGGAAACTGCAGAAATTATAGAAGCGAAACATTCTGCAAATTCTGATAAGGAAGAAGGTAAAAAAGATCTCTACCTTAAATTCAGTCGGCTGATCCGGGAAAACATCAGACAACATAGAACAGTTCAGTTTTATGCCGATCAACTTTGTGTCTCCAACAAATACCTTATCGAAATCATTAAAAAAGCCAGCGGAAAGACTCCTCACGAGGTCATTGATGAAGCTCTATTGAAAGAAGCTTATGCTATGCTGGGAAATCCCGACATTACCATTTCTGAAATAGCTTTTGAGCTTCAGTTCAATTCCACCTCAGCATTCGGACGTTTTTTCAAAAAACATACTTCCGTATCGCCTTCTGAGTATAGAATAACGGAAAATATTCAGTCGTAG
- a CDS encoding oleate hydratase, whose protein sequence is MSTINSKFDKVLNTSDQFGKVNHEPDSSKEVQINTPEKTMPFSDQIGNYQRNKGIPLQSYENSKIYIVGSGIAGMSAAYYFIRDGHVPGKNIIFLDQLAIEGGSLDGAGNAKDGYIIRGGREMDMTYENLWDIFQDIPALELPAPYSVLDEYRLINDNDPNYSKARLIHNQGQIQDFSKFGLEKKDQLAIVKLLLKKKEELDDLSIEDYFSESFLNSNFWFFWRSMFAFENWHSLLELKLYMHRFLHAIDGMKDFSCLVFPKYNQYDTFVTPLKNFLVEKGVQIQFDTLVKDLDVHINTEGKTVEGIITEQNGEEVRIPISKDDYVIVTTGSMTESTFYGDNNTVPEVTIDNSSAGQSAGWKLWKNLAAKSEVFGKPEKFCSHIEKSSWESATLTCRPSAFTEKLKELCVNDPYSGKTATGGIITITDSNWVMSFTCNRQPHFPTQPDDILVVWVYALLMDKEGNHIKKTMPECTGNEILAELCHHLGMTDQLDHVIENTIVRTAFMPYITSMFMPRAQGDRPRVVPEGCTNLGLVGQFVETNNDVVFTMESSVRTARIAVYNLLNLNKQVPDINPLQYDIRHLLKATQALNDYKPFLGEGILRKILKNTYFEHILVDRPEEKEEHESFFMEQVGKFQDWIKGVKS, encoded by the coding sequence ATGAGTACAATCAATTCAAAATTCGACAAAGTTTTAAATACCTCTGATCAGTTTGGAAAAGTAAACCACGAACCGGATTCAAGCAAGGAAGTTCAGATTAACACCCCTGAAAAAACAATGCCTTTTTCAGATCAAATCGGAAACTATCAAAGAAATAAAGGAATCCCTTTACAATCCTACGAAAATAGTAAAATCTACATTGTCGGAAGCGGAATTGCAGGGATGTCTGCAGCCTACTATTTCATCCGTGACGGCCATGTTCCAGGAAAAAACATCATTTTCCTCGATCAGCTTGCGATTGAAGGCGGCTCACTAGACGGAGCCGGAAATGCAAAAGATGGATATATCATCCGTGGTGGACGTGAAATGGATATGACTTATGAAAATCTATGGGATATATTCCAGGATATTCCCGCGCTGGAATTGCCTGCCCCTTACAGCGTTTTGGATGAATACCGCCTCATCAATGATAATGATCCAAACTATTCTAAAGCAAGATTAATTCATAACCAAGGTCAGATTCAGGATTTCAGCAAATTCGGGTTGGAAAAAAAAGACCAGCTGGCTATTGTGAAACTTTTATTAAAGAAAAAAGAGGAACTTGACGACCTTAGCATTGAAGATTATTTCTCAGAATCATTCCTAAACAGTAATTTCTGGTTCTTCTGGCGTTCTATGTTTGCTTTTGAAAACTGGCATAGTTTATTGGAACTAAAACTGTACATGCATAGATTCCTTCACGCTATTGATGGAATGAAAGACTTTTCATGCCTCGTATTCCCTAAATATAATCAGTATGACACCTTTGTTACCCCTTTAAAAAACTTTTTAGTAGAAAAAGGAGTACAGATTCAGTTTGATACTCTGGTCAAAGATCTTGACGTTCATATCAACACAGAAGGAAAAACGGTAGAAGGGATTATTACTGAACAAAATGGAGAAGAAGTGAGAATACCGATCAGCAAGGATGATTATGTGATTGTGACCACCGGATCTATGACCGAAAGCACTTTCTACGGTGATAACAATACCGTTCCTGAAGTGACCATAGACAACAGCAGTGCAGGACAAAGTGCCGGATGGAAATTATGGAAAAACCTGGCAGCCAAGTCTGAAGTTTTCGGGAAACCTGAAAAATTCTGTAGCCATATTGAAAAGTCATCATGGGAATCTGCAACATTAACGTGTCGTCCTTCAGCATTTACTGAAAAGTTAAAAGAATTATGTGTGAACGATCCTTATTCTGGAAAAACAGCTACAGGAGGTATTATCACGATTACAGATTCTAATTGGGTGATGAGTTTTACCTGCAACAGACAGCCGCACTTCCCTACCCAGCCGGATGATATCCTTGTAGTATGGGTATATGCATTACTAATGGATAAAGAAGGAAATCATATCAAAAAAACAATGCCGGAATGTACCGGGAACGAAATCCTTGCTGAACTATGCCATCATCTTGGAATGACGGATCAATTGGATCATGTTATTGAAAATACAATCGTTCGTACAGCATTTATGCCTTATATCACCTCCATGTTTATGCCTAGAGCCCAAGGAGACCGTCCGAGAGTGGTTCCTGAAGGGTGTACCAATTTAGGACTGGTAGGACAATTCGTAGAAACCAATAATGATGTGGTATTTACGATGGAAAGCTCTGTAAGAACAGCCAGAATAGCGGTATATAATCTTCTTAACCTCAACAAACAGGTACCGGATATTAATCCGTTACAGTATGACATCCGACATTTACTAAAAGCTACTCAGGCATTAAATGACTATAAACCTTTCCTAGGAGAAGGAATTCTAAGAAAAATCCTGAAAAATACTTACTTTGAGCATATATTGGTTGACCGACCTGAAGAAAAAGAGGAACATGAATCTTTCTTTATGGAGCAGGTTGGTAAATTTCAGGATTGGATCAAAGGAGTGAAAAGCTAA
- the fbp gene encoding class 1 fructose-bisphosphatase → MSNQPLQTLGEFLIDKQDDFQYSTGEFSRLLSAIRLASKVVNREVNKAGIVDITGAAGNQNVQGEEQQKLDVIANEIFITALSQREVVCGIASEENDDFIDIKCGENGHLSKYVVLIDPLDGSSNIDVNVSVGTIFSIYRRVTEPGTPVQLEDFLQKGVNQIAAGYVIYGSSTMIVYTTGNGVNGFTLDPSLGTYYLSHPNMTFPKTGKIYSINEGNYIKFPQGVKNYLKYCQMEEGDRPYTSRYIGSLVADFHRNMLKGGIYIYPSYSQAPNGKLRLLYECNPMAFLAEQAGGKATDGFRRILEVEPTELHQRIPFFCGSIDMVEKAEEFMRIDSVK, encoded by the coding sequence ATGTCAAATCAACCATTACAGACTTTAGGAGAATTTCTTATCGATAAGCAGGACGATTTTCAGTATTCAACAGGTGAATTTTCTCGTCTTCTAAGTGCAATAAGATTGGCTTCGAAAGTGGTTAACAGAGAAGTAAATAAAGCCGGAATTGTAGATATTACAGGAGCTGCAGGAAACCAGAACGTTCAAGGTGAAGAACAGCAGAAATTAGATGTAATTGCAAATGAGATTTTTATTACGGCTCTATCTCAAAGAGAGGTTGTTTGTGGTATTGCTTCTGAGGAAAATGATGATTTCATTGATATCAAATGTGGAGAAAATGGTCATTTAAGTAAATATGTAGTGTTGATTGATCCTTTGGATGGATCTTCAAACATTGATGTAAATGTTTCTGTAGGAACCATTTTCTCAATTTACAGAAGAGTGACAGAACCTGGAACCCCGGTACAGCTGGAAGACTTCTTACAAAAAGGAGTGAATCAAATTGCAGCGGGATATGTAATTTATGGCTCTTCTACCATGATTGTTTATACAACAGGAAACGGAGTGAACGGATTTACTTTAGACCCATCTTTGGGAACCTATTATCTTTCTCATCCTAATATGACTTTCCCAAAAACAGGGAAAATCTATTCCATCAACGAAGGAAACTATATCAAGTTCCCTCAGGGAGTAAAAAATTATCTTAAATATTGTCAGATGGAAGAAGGAGATCGTCCTTATACTTCCAGATATATCGGTTCTCTGGTAGCGGATTTCCATAGAAATATGCTGAAAGGTGGTATTTATATTTACCCATCTTATTCCCAGGCTCCTAATGGTAAATTAAGATTATTATACGAATGTAATCCAATGGCTTTCCTTGCCGAGCAGGCAGGTGGAAAAGCTACGGATGGTTTCAGAAGAATTCTGGAAGTAGAACCTACAGAACTTCACCAGAGAATTCCATTTTTCTGCGGAAGCATCGATATGGTGGAGAAAGCAGAAGAATTTATGCGTATTGACAGCGTAAAATAA
- a CDS encoding aspartate kinase — protein sequence MKIFKFGGASVKDADSVKNVSMVLKSQGFAKCLLVISAMGKTTNELEKVVELYFKKENYQTEIEKIKRKHIEIAEGLFPENHAVFAEINLFFDDIDSFLRRNKSPNYNFVYDQVVSCGEMISTKILSEYLNEIQFTNQWLDARDYIKTDNSYREGTVDWVKTEEFISNLNPEICYVTQGFLGSDDNNFTVTLGREGSDYSAAIFAYCLNAEAMTIWKDVPGVMTGDPRKFKDVSLLSNISYEEAIEMAYYGASVIHPKTLQPLQQKNIPFYVKSFVDPTKAGTKVGASDKNQQEESYILKENQDLLKISTRDFSFIAEDHMSLIFGYLSKYKIKVSLMQNSAISLALCLEDKFNHLEELNEELQKIFKTEAIKNVSLFTVRNAKMDHIDRFYHEKNVLLEQISKNTLQMVTQ from the coding sequence ATGAAAATTTTCAAGTTTGGTGGCGCGTCTGTGAAAGACGCCGACAGTGTAAAAAATGTATCCATGGTTCTAAAAAGCCAGGGATTTGCCAAGTGTTTGCTGGTAATTTCAGCAATGGGCAAGACGACCAATGAGTTGGAAAAAGTTGTAGAACTTTATTTCAAGAAGGAGAACTATCAAACTGAGATTGAAAAGATAAAACGAAAACACATTGAGATTGCGGAGGGTCTTTTTCCTGAAAATCATGCGGTTTTTGCTGAAATCAATCTTTTTTTTGACGATATTGATTCTTTCTTAAGAAGAAATAAGTCTCCTAATTACAACTTCGTGTATGACCAGGTGGTAAGCTGCGGAGAAATGATTTCTACCAAAATTCTAAGTGAATATCTGAATGAGATCCAATTTACTAATCAGTGGCTGGATGCCAGAGATTATATCAAAACTGATAATTCCTATAGAGAAGGTACTGTAGATTGGGTAAAAACTGAGGAGTTTATTTCCAATTTAAATCCTGAAATCTGCTATGTAACACAAGGTTTCCTTGGTTCTGATGACAATAACTTTACCGTAACATTAGGAAGAGAAGGTTCTGACTATTCTGCTGCAATTTTTGCTTACTGTTTAAACGCTGAAGCCATGACGATCTGGAAGGACGTACCAGGTGTAATGACTGGGGATCCTAGAAAATTCAAAGATGTATCTCTGCTTTCCAATATCTCTTATGAAGAGGCTATTGAAATGGCTTATTACGGGGCAAGCGTAATTCACCCAAAGACGTTACAACCGCTGCAGCAAAAAAACATTCCTTTTTATGTAAAATCCTTTGTAGATCCTACCAAAGCAGGAACCAAAGTAGGAGCTTCAGACAAGAACCAGCAAGAGGAATCTTATATTCTTAAAGAAAACCAGGATCTTTTAAAGATCTCTACAAGAGACTTCTCTTTCATTGCAGAAGATCATATGAGTCTGATATTCGGATATTTATCCAAGTATAAGATCAAAGTTTCTCTGATGCAGAATTCTGCCATTTCATTGGCTTTATGTCTGGAAGATAAATTTAATCACCTTGAAGAGCTTAACGAAGAGCTTCAAAAAATTTTTAAAACCGAAGCAATTAAAAATGTATCTTTATTCACAGTAAGAAATGCGAAGATGGATCACATTGATAGATTTTACCATGAAAAAAATGTATTATTGGAACAAATTTCCAAAAATACTCTTCAAATGGTAACACAATAA
- a CDS encoding alpha/beta hydrolase, translating into MAVYILSNRKIVRHTGEKVDSFSNDEYSIPNFRIAKCDFDNYKEPTVAARKKKDYTNRNILNYTLFSEPEKQGYEEVLEVLLREKGIKESPLTANNLGGTQRLFYELYKNMSATKERSDVLIFIHGYAYDFDDELKAMIDLKKLFIDNPASPVEHILFVSWPASSSIVPLTYFDDKASSINSGTSLLRLFYFYTQFLKDIFSNRNLVPCNQRIHIVAHSMGNRVLQSMLYSLKRENILRVIDQVILLNADVSYKVFEDSEDSFNKLPLLSNRISIYLNRQDLILGISQFTKNILTPRLGKNGPSDITPYKDIVSIIDCTFVKDDVLSSFKFEVGNHWGYLSSSQVQSDIFQNLYGIDRNLINNRIKENENIFTIIS; encoded by the coding sequence ATGGCTGTTTATATCTTAAGCAATCGGAAAATCGTTCGCCATACAGGCGAAAAAGTAGATTCTTTTTCCAATGACGAATATTCAATTCCTAATTTCAGAATTGCAAAATGTGATTTTGATAACTATAAGGAACCTACTGTTGCAGCCAGAAAGAAAAAAGACTACACCAACCGGAATATCCTGAATTATACACTATTCTCTGAACCTGAAAAGCAAGGCTATGAAGAGGTTTTGGAAGTTCTGTTACGTGAAAAAGGAATCAAAGAGTCCCCTCTTACAGCCAATAATCTTGGCGGAACCCAACGGTTATTTTATGAACTGTATAAAAATATGTCTGCCACCAAGGAAAGAAGTGATGTATTGATATTCATCCATGGTTATGCTTATGATTTTGATGATGAATTAAAAGCTATGATTGATCTTAAAAAGCTTTTCATTGATAATCCGGCCTCTCCTGTTGAACATATTTTATTTGTGAGTTGGCCTGCCTCCAGCAGCATTGTGCCACTGACATATTTTGATGATAAGGCATCCAGTATCAATTCCGGAACATCATTACTGAGACTGTTTTATTTTTATACCCAATTTTTAAAGGATATTTTTTCCAACCGCAATCTGGTTCCTTGCAACCAGAGAATTCATATCGTGGCTCATTCTATGGGAAACAGGGTTCTTCAAAGTATGTTATACAGCCTTAAAAGGGAAAATATTCTCAGAGTGATTGACCAGGTCATTCTGCTTAATGCTGACGTTTCCTATAAAGTATTTGAAGACTCTGAAGATTCATTCAATAAACTACCGTTGCTTTCCAACCGGATTTCTATTTATCTGAACAGGCAGGACCTGATTCTGGGAATCTCACAATTTACTAAGAATATTCTTACTCCACGGCTGGGCAAAAACGGGCCAAGTGATATCACTCCTTATAAAGATATTGTTTCTATCATCGATTGTACTTTTGTAAAAGATGATGTATTAAGTAGTTTCAAATTTGAAGTTGGAAATCATTGGGGATACCTTTCCAGCTCACAAGTACAGAGTGATATCTTCCAAAATTTATATGGTATAGATAGAAACCTTATCAATAACCGAATTAAAGAAAACGAAAATATTTTCACAATTATTTCTTAA
- a CDS encoding glutamine--tRNA ligase/YqeY domain fusion protein: protein MEEEKKSLNFIEQIIEDDLANGLNKDQIRFRFPPEPNGYLHVGHTKAICINFGLGEKYNAPVNLRFDDTNPEKEEQEFVDSIKKDVEWLGFKWDKELYASDYFQQLYEWAVQLIKEGKAYVDEQPSEVITEQRKNPTEPGVESPYRNRPVEESLNLFEKMKDGEFEEGTMSLRAKIDMVSPNMNMRDPVMYRILKRPHHRTGTAWKIYPMYDWAHGESDYLEQVSHSLCSLEFENHRPLYNWYLEQVYDETKVAPKQREFARMNVSYMITSKRKLQRLVAEGVVTGWDDPRMPTISGMRRKGFTPTSIRNFIDKVGVAKRENLIEIQLLDFCVREDLNKVAKRVMAVVDPVKLVIENYPEDKEEWVETENNPEQENAGTREIPFSRELYIEREDFKEEANNKFFRLKLGGEVRLKSAYIIKAERVEKDENGEITTIYATYDEKSKSGSGTEESLRKVKGTLHWVSAKHAIPVEVRIYNQLFTVEQPDAEKDVDFLNFINPESVATIQGFAEPSLKDVAVGEPLQFQRIGYFTKDQDSTDTALVFNRTVTLKDSYKA from the coding sequence ATGGAAGAAGAAAAAAAATCACTCAATTTTATTGAGCAAATTATTGAAGATGATCTGGCAAACGGTTTGAATAAGGATCAGATCCGTTTCCGTTTTCCCCCTGAACCAAACGGGTACCTGCATGTAGGGCATACAAAAGCCATCTGCATCAACTTCGGTTTGGGTGAAAAATACAACGCTCCCGTAAACCTTCGCTTCGACGATACAAACCCTGAAAAAGAAGAGCAGGAATTCGTAGATTCTATCAAGAAAGATGTTGAATGGTTAGGTTTCAAATGGGATAAAGAATTGTATGCCTCAGATTACTTCCAGCAGCTTTACGAATGGGCAGTACAATTAATTAAAGAAGGAAAAGCTTATGTAGATGAGCAGCCATCTGAAGTAATTACCGAGCAGAGAAAGAATCCTACAGAACCTGGAGTGGAATCACCATACAGAAACCGTCCGGTAGAGGAGTCATTAAATCTGTTTGAAAAAATGAAGGACGGAGAATTTGAGGAAGGGACAATGTCACTTCGTGCAAAAATCGATATGGTTTCTCCTAATATGAATATGCGTGATCCTGTGATGTACAGAATTCTGAAAAGACCTCACCACAGAACCGGAACAGCTTGGAAAATCTATCCAATGTATGACTGGGCACATGGTGAATCTGATTATCTGGAGCAGGTATCTCACTCATTATGTTCATTAGAGTTTGAAAATCACAGACCTCTTTATAACTGGTACCTGGAGCAGGTATATGATGAAACGAAAGTAGCTCCTAAGCAGAGAGAATTTGCAAGAATGAACGTTTCTTATATGATTACTTCTAAGAGAAAGCTGCAAAGATTGGTGGCGGAAGGAGTAGTAACAGGATGGGATGATCCACGAATGCCTACCATTTCAGGAATGAGACGAAAAGGTTTCACGCCAACTTCTATCAGAAACTTTATTGATAAAGTAGGAGTGGCAAAAAGAGAAAATCTGATCGAGATTCAGTTACTTGATTTCTGCGTACGTGAAGACCTGAATAAGGTGGCTAAACGTGTGATGGCAGTAGTAGATCCTGTAAAATTAGTGATAGAAAACTATCCTGAAGATAAAGAAGAATGGGTAGAAACTGAAAACAATCCTGAACAGGAAAATGCTGGAACCAGAGAGATCCCTTTCTCAAGAGAATTGTATATTGAGCGTGAAGACTTCAAAGAAGAAGCTAATAATAAATTCTTCAGACTGAAATTAGGCGGTGAAGTTCGTTTAAAATCAGCATACATCATCAAAGCTGAAAGAGTAGAGAAAGATGAAAATGGAGAAATCACAACCATCTATGCTACTTACGATGAGAAGAGCAAGTCCGGAAGCGGAACAGAAGAAAGTTTAAGAAAAGTAAAAGGAACACTTCACTGGGTATCTGCTAAACATGCGATCCCTGTAGAAGTAAGAATTTACAATCAATTGTTTACGGTAGAGCAGCCGGATGCTGAGAAGGATGTAGACTTCTTAAATTTCATCAATCCTGAATCTGTAGCTACAATTCAAGGTTTTGCTGAACCAAGCCTGAAGGATGTAGCTGTTGGAGAGCCTCTTCAGTTCCAAAGAATCGGATACTTTACAAAAGATCAGGATTCTACGGATACAGCATTGGTATTTAACCGTACAGTAACATTAAAAGATTCTTATAAGGCTTAA
- a CDS encoding o-succinylbenzoate synthase, which translates to MKASYFKYLLEFKRPSGTSRGVLLDKETFILEISENGKKGIGECAIFRGLSFDDRPDYEEKLKWLCKNIDQNPDFLKKELKDFPSLWFGYEQAVRNLKFGGNLYFPSEFTEGKSAITINGLIWMGNVGFMEEQIQDKLEKGFHCIKLKIGVDWKSEHVILQKLREKFSKDQLELRVDANGGFSKEEAGTVLQQLADLHIHSIEQPIKAGNWTDMAELCAQTPTPIALDEELIGITDAEEKKKLLETIKPQYIILKPALVGGFAGSDEWISMAESQNIEWWITSALESNIGLNAIAQYTFTKKNPMPQGLGTGALFVNNFESSLDLRNELLWFNTIELN; encoded by the coding sequence ATGAAAGCATCCTATTTTAAATATTTATTAGAATTCAAACGCCCGAGTGGAACATCTCGCGGCGTTTTGCTTGATAAGGAAACCTTTATTCTTGAAATTTCAGAAAATGGGAAGAAAGGAATAGGGGAGTGTGCCATCTTCAGAGGGTTGAGCTTTGATGACAGACCGGATTATGAAGAGAAGTTAAAATGGCTTTGTAAAAATATTGACCAAAATCCGGATTTCCTGAAAAAAGAATTAAAAGATTTCCCATCCCTATGGTTTGGATATGAACAGGCTGTTCGGAACTTAAAATTTGGAGGGAATCTTTATTTTCCAAGTGAGTTTACGGAAGGAAAATCTGCCATTACCATCAACGGATTGATCTGGATGGGCAATGTTGGGTTTATGGAAGAACAGATTCAGGATAAACTTGAAAAAGGATTTCATTGTATCAAATTAAAAATCGGAGTTGATTGGAAATCGGAACACGTTATTCTTCAAAAATTAAGAGAAAAATTCTCAAAAGATCAACTGGAGCTTCGGGTAGATGCCAATGGCGGATTCAGTAAGGAAGAAGCCGGAACAGTTCTTCAGCAGTTGGCTGATTTACACATTCATTCCATTGAGCAGCCTATTAAAGCTGGTAACTGGACTGATATGGCAGAATTGTGTGCTCAGACACCTACACCTATTGCTCTGGATGAAGAATTGATCGGAATTACAGATGCTGAAGAGAAGAAAAAGCTTTTAGAAACGATAAAGCCACAGTATATTATTTTGAAACCAGCTTTGGTAGGTGGTTTTGCCGGTTCTGATGAGTGGATCTCTATGGCAGAATCACAGAATATTGAGTGGTGGATAACTTCGGCACTGGAAAGCAATATCGGCTTAAATGCCATTGCTCAATATACCTTCACAAAAAAAAATCCAATGCCACAAGGTTTAGGCACTGGAGCTTTATTTGTAAATAATTTTGAATCCAGTTTAGATCTCAGAAATGAGCTGTTGTGGTTTAATACTATAGAATTGAATTAG
- a CDS encoding bacteriocin-like protein, with translation MKNLRKLNKGELKKINGGRPPLGCNNWDPEAACCRSWAEGYSGGKTCPNSPPPYC, from the coding sequence ATGAAAAACCTTAGAAAATTAAACAAAGGAGAGCTAAAAAAGATTAATGGAGGAAGACCTCCTCTTGGGTGCAACAACTGGGATCCTGAAGCCGCATGCTGCAGATCGTGGGCCGAAGGATACAGTGGTGGGAAAACCTGCCCCAATTCACCACCTCCATATTGCTAA
- a CDS encoding MFS transporter, translated as MLALVMLINRAGSMVLPFLGVYMTDHLHFSIENSGIVLSFFGIGSVIGSWFGGMITDKIGEYRVQSLSLLLSVPLFCMIPLFETEVGLAGIILAQSIVSETFRPANSVAITKYAKPENITRAFSLNRMAVNLGFSIGPALGGILSAISYEFLFYSNALAALLAGLMYIWFFKGRAKLAKQEAKKVKEAIAVKKENSPYKDGKFLIYCILCMLFSVCFFQLFSTLTIFYKDTAHLSQQNIGYILGYSGFLIVLLEMGLVQVAEKYFSLAFTMLIGTLICGFSYAMMAFDYSMITLLVSMTLLCIGEIWTLPFMSTITALRSGAHNKGAYMGLNGISFSIAFIITPYIGTLIAEKLGFNTLWIGTGVLATGIAVALYFVIPWMLKDKKNVEEDWV; from the coding sequence ATGCTGGCGTTGGTAATGCTCATCAACAGGGCAGGTTCTATGGTACTTCCTTTTTTGGGAGTTTATATGACAGATCATTTACATTTTAGCATTGAGAATTCAGGAATTGTCCTGAGCTTTTTTGGAATCGGGTCGGTTATTGGTTCATGGTTTGGCGGAATGATCACCGATAAGATTGGTGAATATAGAGTACAGAGTTTGAGTTTATTGCTCAGTGTGCCTTTGTTTTGTATGATTCCTTTATTTGAAACCGAAGTTGGTTTAGCGGGAATTATCCTCGCTCAGAGTATTGTAAGTGAAACATTCCGTCCCGCAAACTCGGTGGCAATTACAAAGTATGCGAAGCCCGAAAATATAACCAGAGCTTTTTCACTGAACCGTATGGCCGTTAACTTAGGTTTTTCCATAGGTCCTGCATTGGGAGGAATCCTGTCTGCTATTTCCTATGAATTTTTGTTCTATAGTAATGCATTGGCTGCTTTATTGGCTGGCTTAATGTATATCTGGTTCTTTAAAGGCCGCGCAAAACTGGCTAAACAAGAAGCGAAAAAAGTAAAAGAGGCTATAGCGGTTAAAAAAGAAAATTCACCTTATAAAGATGGTAAGTTTTTGATTTACTGTATATTATGTATGCTGTTTTCTGTTTGTTTCTTTCAGTTATTCAGCACATTAACAATTTTTTATAAAGATACAGCACATTTAAGTCAGCAGAATATCGGTTATATTCTTGGCTATAGCGGATTCCTGATTGTTCTGTTGGAAATGGGGCTGGTACAGGTTGCGGAAAAGTATTTTAGTCTTGCGTTTACCATGCTGATAGGAACACTTATCTGTGGATTTTCTTATGCAATGATGGCTTTTGATTATAGTATGATTACTTTATTGGTTTCTATGACATTGCTTTGTATCGGGGAAATCTGGACACTGCCTTTTATGTCAACCATTACGGCACTGCGTTCTGGAGCCCATAATAAAGGAGCTTATATGGGACTGAACGGGATATCTTTTTCCATAGCATTTATCATTACACCTTATATAGGAACCCTGATTGCAGAGAAATTAGGGTTTAATACTTTGTGGATTGGAACCGGAGTACTGGCGACAGGGATTGCGGTTGCTCTTTATTTTGTCATTCCATGGATGCTTAAAGATAAAAAGAATGTGGAAGAAGATTGGGTTTAA